One part of the Tunicatimonas pelagia genome encodes these proteins:
- a CDS encoding isoaspartyl peptidase/L-asparaginase family protein yields the protein MIRRRNFLKKVSAGVAATAAATATASPSQALAKPTAKPVVVSTWEHGINANAAAWKILNQGGTALDAVEAGVRITEAEDNLSVGYGGLPDRDGRVTLDACIMDENGECGAVACLEGIKHPISVARQVMEETPHVMLVGEGALQFAMDQGFEQENLLTERAEKAWQEWLKEAEYKPIINVENHDTIGMVALDADGNLSGACTTSGLAYKMHGRVGDSPIIGAGLFVDNEVGAATATGMGEAVIKVCGAHLIVELMRQGNSPQQACEKAVRRIAKQKNAKDIQIGFLAVSKQGEVGAYSLQPGFNFAQYAQGTNQMKDVESFYS from the coding sequence ATGATCCGACGAAGAAATTTCCTTAAAAAAGTAAGTGCGGGAGTAGCAGCCACTGCCGCAGCAACGGCTACCGCTAGTCCCTCTCAGGCATTGGCAAAACCAACTGCCAAACCAGTGGTAGTTTCTACCTGGGAGCACGGTATTAATGCCAATGCGGCGGCCTGGAAAATTCTGAATCAAGGAGGAACCGCCCTAGATGCAGTGGAAGCCGGGGTGCGGATCACTGAGGCCGAAGATAATTTAAGTGTAGGCTACGGCGGTTTACCCGATCGGGACGGTCGAGTGACCCTAGATGCCTGCATTATGGATGAAAACGGCGAGTGCGGTGCCGTAGCGTGTTTAGAAGGAATTAAGCACCCAATTTCGGTGGCTCGGCAGGTAATGGAAGAAACCCCTCACGTGATGCTGGTAGGCGAAGGAGCCTTACAATTTGCGATGGATCAAGGATTTGAACAGGAGAACTTGCTCACCGAACGGGCCGAGAAAGCCTGGCAAGAATGGCTAAAGGAAGCCGAATACAAACCCATTATCAACGTAGAGAACCACGATACTATCGGTATGGTTGCCCTAGATGCCGACGGAAACCTATCGGGAGCCTGTACGACCAGTGGCTTAGCCTACAAGATGCACGGTCGGGTAGGAGATTCACCCATTATTGGGGCGGGCTTATTCGTCGATAATGAAGTAGGAGCTGCTACCGCCACCGGTATGGGCGAAGCCGTTATAAAAGTATGTGGAGCGCATCTGATCGTAGAACTGATGCGGCAAGGTAACTCACCTCAGCAAGCCTGCGAAAAAGCGGTGCGCCGAATTGCCAAACAAAAAAATGCCAAAGACATTCAGATTGGGTTTTTGGCCGTCAGCAAACAAGGAGAAGTAGGGGCATATAGTTTGCAGCCTGGCTTCAATTTTGCTCAATATGCTCAAGGAACCAATCAGATGAAAGATGTAGAGAGTTTTTACTCTTAA
- a CDS encoding OmpA family protein — protein sequence MKSRFFAILIFLFSSILCTNEVTAQRGASQRKKQQEPPRRNTTSYTSKSKKAIEYYEDAFSFFLRRQYGQALELLDYCLKKDPAFSEAHLQAAKIYEVLLDAARAEYHYKKVAKQQPGNAKFVEAPYQLAKMYFQQGKYADARSLATSAIETPKVAQVIRDEAQMLLANINFTEEAIQQPVDFQPRRVEGQLHQFPLQYFPVLTVDQQTMIFTGRRGVSPRYDEDIYVSHKNAQGEWQAPELLSENITTMHNEGTCAISADGRTLIFTACEGRKGYGSCDLFVSYRTGDTWSVPKNLGAEVNSSSWESQPTLSADGNTLYFVSDRSGGLGKRDIYLTRRNSQGEWSNAQNAGKTINTPRDEVSPFIHVNGQTLYFASNGRPGFGGFDLYVTEQTEKQWSEPKNLGYPINTYEDQASLFITADGQDAYYSNEEQRQGQYIRSEIYTFAIPAQIQVQNRSNYVFGKVYHALTKEPLEATIELVDLRQQQPISAVTSDPANGEYLMVLTEGSEYALYVNKDNFLFRSLTFNYLAPSEAYIQQPIEIDVYLDPVEKGRETVLNNVFFDTDKYVIQEKSKPELDKIASFLQENPTISVSINGHTDNVGSDSYNKTLSTQRAKAVYDYLLQAGVPAERLAYQGYGAEKPIADNNTAEGRQKNRRIAFEIL from the coding sequence ATGAAATCTCGTTTTTTCGCCATTCTTATCTTCCTTTTTTCCAGCATTTTATGCACCAATGAGGTAACTGCCCAGCGGGGTGCTAGCCAAAGAAAAAAACAGCAAGAGCCACCCCGCCGGAATACCACTTCCTATACATCTAAGTCTAAAAAAGCTATTGAGTACTACGAGGATGCTTTTTCTTTCTTCTTACGACGGCAATACGGTCAGGCTCTAGAATTATTAGACTATTGCCTGAAAAAAGACCCCGCTTTTTCTGAAGCTCATTTACAAGCTGCCAAAATCTACGAAGTACTACTGGATGCCGCTCGAGCCGAATATCACTATAAAAAAGTAGCGAAACAGCAGCCAGGAAACGCGAAATTCGTGGAAGCCCCCTACCAATTAGCCAAAATGTATTTTCAGCAAGGAAAATATGCCGATGCCCGCTCACTCGCTACCTCCGCAATAGAAACTCCCAAAGTAGCGCAAGTAATTAGGGATGAAGCGCAGATGCTGCTAGCAAACATTAATTTTACCGAAGAAGCTATTCAGCAACCGGTAGATTTTCAGCCCCGACGAGTGGAAGGACAACTTCATCAGTTTCCGCTCCAGTATTTTCCGGTACTTACGGTAGATCAGCAAACGATGATCTTCACCGGAAGGCGCGGAGTTAGCCCGCGTTACGATGAAGATATCTACGTAAGTCATAAAAACGCCCAGGGTGAGTGGCAAGCTCCTGAACTCCTTTCCGAGAATATTACCACCATGCATAATGAAGGCACCTGTGCTATTTCAGCCGACGGACGCACGCTGATCTTCACGGCTTGCGAAGGCCGAAAGGGCTACGGTAGCTGCGATTTGTTTGTGAGCTACCGAACAGGCGATACCTGGTCGGTTCCGAAGAACTTAGGGGCGGAAGTAAACTCATCGTCCTGGGAGTCACAGCCCACATTATCAGCCGACGGCAACACGCTATACTTTGTTTCCGACCGATCGGGCGGACTAGGAAAACGGGATATTTATCTGACCCGGCGCAATTCGCAGGGCGAGTGGAGCAATGCCCAGAATGCTGGAAAAACAATTAATACTCCTCGGGATGAAGTATCACCCTTCATCCATGTGAACGGGCAAACTCTGTATTTTGCTTCCAATGGCCGGCCGGGCTTTGGTGGGTTTGATTTGTACGTAACCGAGCAAACCGAAAAACAGTGGAGTGAGCCTAAAAACTTGGGTTATCCAATCAATACCTACGAAGATCAGGCTTCCCTATTTATCACTGCCGACGGACAAGATGCTTACTACTCCAACGAAGAGCAGCGACAAGGACAGTACATCCGCAGCGAAATCTACACCTTTGCTATTCCCGCCCAGATTCAGGTGCAAAATCGCAGCAATTACGTATTCGGAAAGGTCTACCACGCATTGACAAAGGAACCGCTGGAAGCTACCATTGAGTTAGTGGATTTACGCCAGCAACAACCCATCTCTGCCGTAACTTCTGACCCAGCAAACGGGGAGTATTTAATGGTACTTACCGAAGGCTCAGAATATGCTTTGTACGTCAACAAAGACAATTTCCTTTTCAGAAGCCTTACCTTTAACTACTTAGCACCATCTGAGGCTTATATTCAGCAACCCATTGAAATCGATGTTTACTTAGACCCGGTAGAAAAAGGACGGGAAACAGTGCTGAATAACGTTTTTTTTGATACCGATAAATACGTTATCCAAGAGAAGTCTAAGCCCGAGCTCGATAAAATCGCGTCCTTTCTGCAAGAGAACCCAACTATTTCCGTTTCTATTAATGGGCACACTGATAACGTAGGCTCCGATTCGTATAACAAAACGCTCTCTACACAACGAGCCAAAGCTGTTTATGATTATTTACTTCAGGCTGGAGTGCCTGCCGAACGACTAGCGTACCAAGGCTACGGTGCCGAAAAACCTATCGCTGATAACAATACCGCCGAAGGCCGTCAAAAAAATCGGCGGATCGCGTTTGAAATCTTATAG